The Micromonospora siamensis genome contains the following window.
GCGGCGCTCCACAGCGCCAGGCGCGTACCGGTGACCGCCTCTGCGGGGATCCACCGGGGAAGGACGACGGAGAGCACGACCAGTACGGCTGCGACCAGCGCCGGGACGGTGAGGACGGCGAACTGCCCGCGGGTGTGCCCGGCCGACGTCAGGACGAGCAGGAAGCCGGCCACGGTCACGGCGCGGACGAACAGGTAGGCCACGGCGAAGACCAGCGGCCCGGGCAGGTCGTCCGGCTGGTCGACGAAGGCCTGCGGAATCGTGATCGCCAGGACGAACACCCCGGTCATGATTGCCATCCCGACCAGTGGAATCACCCCGTGATCGGCGCGGACAGTGTTGGACAGGGCGACGAAGCCGGTCCAGCACCACCACAGCAGCGCCAGCACCACCGCCCCGGCGTACAGCGACCGGGGTGTGGGGTGTCGGGCGGCGAGTCCGGTGACGTTGAGGAACGCGAAGACGAAGATCAGGTCGTAGAAGAGCTCCAAGCGGGTGACCCGGCTGCCCGGAGCCACCGGCAGGAGCCACCGCGAGCGGCGAAGACGCGGCGGCACACTCACCTCACCAGTCTGTCCGCCGTCGAAAGGCAAGGTGTTGTTTCCGTGCTTCCGGCCCCTCGACCTGGCCGGGCCCGGAAAGCGCCCCCACGGCGGTGTGCGACCGGACCACCCGGGTACGTCAGCGGCTCGCGAGGGTGGGGACGGAGGAGAGATGAGCGACGAGAGCTACGGGCGACAGGGGGACGGACCGACATCCAGCGCGACGGAACGGCTGGCCAGGGACGTGGCCGACGTCGTCCGGGAGGAGGTCAGGGCCGTTCGCGGCCAGGTGACCGAGGCGGCCCGCCCGGCCGGCCTGGGCGTCGCCCTGCTGGCCACCGCCGGTGGGTGCCTGGTGCTCGGCGCCGGTGCGGCGTCGACCACCGTGCTGCGGATGCTGGAGACCTTTCTGCCTCGCCGGCTGGCCGCCGCGGGTCTCACCGCCGGCTATCTGGCCACCGCCGTCGTCCTCGGACGGCTCGGGCTGGCCCAGTTGCGCGCCGCCGGCGGCACCTCGGCCCGGCTGGCCGATGAGGTGCGGGACATGGTCTCCGCCACCGCCGGGCGAGTCGTGCCGGCGGCTGGTGAGGCGGCCCGCGACGAATTCGACCGCTGATCGCGGCGGAACGCGAGGGCGCAGGGTCTGAGCGCCCCGCCCCGGTCGGCAGGTTCCCGGCGGCCGGAGTGTGACCGTCCCGGCAACGGGTAGCGCGTCGGGATGGACCCCCTTCTGCTCAGTTACGCCCTCGTCGGAGTCCTCGCCGTGCTGCTGGCGTTCTGGTCTAGCGCCATCCGCCGTACGGTGCTGACCGAGCCGCTGCTCGCCCTCGGGCTGGGGGTCCTTGCCGGCCCGGTGCTCGGACTGATCGACGTGGCCGACCGGCTCGGCTACGAGCTGACGCGTGAGGTGAGCCGGGCGTTGCTCGCGGTCTCCCTGATGGCGGTCGCGCTGCGCTTCCCGATTGCCGCCTACCGGGCCGTGCGGCGTCCGGTGCTGGTGCTGCTCTCCGCCGGCATGGTGGGGATGGCGGTGGTCACCGCGGGCCTGTCCGGGTGGCTGCTCGGTGTGCCCCTGGCCGTCGCCGCGCTGCTGGGCAGCTGCCTGGCCCCCACCGACCCGGTCCTGGCCTCCAGCATCGTCTCCGGTGGTCCGGCCGAACGCCAGCTGCCCGCCCGACTGCGTCAGGTGCTCAGCGGCGAGTCCGGCGGCAACGACGGCCTGGCCTTCCCCCTG
Protein-coding sequences here:
- a CDS encoding phage holin family protein codes for the protein MSDESYGRQGDGPTSSATERLARDVADVVREEVRAVRGQVTEAARPAGLGVALLATAGGCLVLGAGAASTTVLRMLETFLPRRLAAAGLTAGYLATAVVLGRLGLAQLRAAGGTSARLADEVRDMVSATAGRVVPAAGEAARDEFDR